A stretch of DNA from Amphiprion ocellaris isolate individual 3 ecotype Okinawa chromosome 18, ASM2253959v1, whole genome shotgun sequence:
AGGAACTGCATATTGCTGTCACTCTTTCTCCAAATCTCCTGTTCCTCTAATTATAAAAACACCCTAAAACAAGCTAAGAAAAGCACAGTTTGGTTGCAGTTTTCATGTTGCTTGTGTTTCAGGTGAGTTTCTTACCTGCGAAGTGGAGCCAGCTGACAGGTGCAGCTCCACGGGTTGTTGGAGATGGTGAGGTTGGTGATGGTGCCGAACTCCAGGCTTTTGGGAAGCAACTTTAGCTTGTTGTTGTCCAGGTGAAGCGACTTTACCGCCGTCACGCCAGTAAACGCCCCATCAGAGAACTAGAAAAGGAACATTTACCGATCGTTACACATCATCTTTAAACTTCTAGAACTTTTTCTGCGTACACCAATGagacataacattatgaccacctgtaTATTATTGTGTTGGTTCCCCTTTTTCTGCCaacaatctatctatctattttcCATCTATCTAATCTGAGCGACATTAGCTCGTCTCTTGGATCAAACCACACGGGTCAGACTTCCTCCCCGCGTTCATCACTGAGCCTTGGCTGTCCATGACCCTGtcgctggttcaccactgttccttccttggactgatagatactgaccactgcagattgggaacaccccacaagagctgcagttctggagatgtTCTGATCCACTTGTCTAGTCATCACAATTTGGCTCTTGTCAAACTGCCTCAAATCCTTACGcctgcccatttttcctgcttctaatacatcaactttgaggacaaaatgttcacttgctcctggatggatggatggatggatggacgatagatggatgatggatgggtaGATAGACTTTTGATGAAtaaatggacagatggatggatggatgaatggatagatggattatagatggatgaatggatatatggatggatggatggacttaaGCTTACatacaaccacaaaaataacaaaaagacaaaacaggcaggttagtaacattaaaggttagtatatactctgaaaaacttgctgtacaatactataacAAAcacttcaaattttaaaatctatagaaacactaaaagtaattaaaattcaatatacagtatttacacattttaaggcaacgtgatttaaaatgactttgacaggtagtaagacAACAActgcactaccattcaaaagtttggggtcacccagaaaactcccacttttctccatgtgctaacataactgcacaagggttttctaatcatcaattagcctttcaacaccattagctaacacaatgtagcattagaacacaggagtgatggttgctggaaatgttcctctgtacctctatggagatattccattaaaaatcagctgtttccagctagaatagtcatttaccacattaacaatgtctacactggatttatcattcatttaatgctatcttcattgaaaaaaaagattttctttcaaaaataaggacatttcttggTGAtcgcaaacttttgaacagtagtgtaaatctAACCCATTAACCGacgccatgatgaagagataatcagtgttctGATCAGTGGTCTCAATGTTCTGCCTGTTTGGAGTCCACTGTTGTCGTTCAAACCCCGGCACGCCTCCTGCACCCATGAATCCTTGTGTCTGTCCGGAAGCAGACAGATGCCGAACGAGGGAATCTCGCCAGTGTTTCTGTGCCATGAAAGCCTCCTCTCATCCTTCCTTGAGTAAACACTCAGTCAGTGGcctccttcttctccctctGCTTCATATGCATCTGTGAGGGCGCTAAAAGCTTCAGAGAGGTGCTACATGAGCCGACCTGCGTCAAGTTTTGTCTCCTGCAGGCGGAAGACGCTTTAAAGAGACGTTTTATGCAAGCCTGGAGGACGTACGGTGAGGCCGTTTGGAAATTTCCAAAGTAGCCGAGCGCCTGGTGCTCTGAAGCAATGGAAGATGGACGACTTCCAGCGTGGCTGAGGTGTTTTCGCTCTTTCTGTCGTCTCCCTCTTCGGGCCACCGCTCTGCCAGGAAAGGCTCGCAAAGGGCCCGATTGTCCATTCAAGAGAGGCTAAAAATACTCCTCTTCATGCAGCGTGGAACACCCTTCCTCTGTTTACCTGTCTCCTAACCCCTCCTGACCTGTTTACAGGACCCAAAGCAGAAAACACATCTCGCTGAAAATAACACTTGCGTAATAATTAGACTCGGACATGCTTGGCCCAGATccagcaaacaaaaacaccctAAAAATACCCGCGATTTGGGGCTGGAAAATGGCTTAACCTGCCTCCTGCTGCTTCCACCTGGCTCTCGCTGGGCCTCGGCGTGAGAAgcttgttattttacagttttccccTCTGGGATGCCTTCATAGTTTGGCGCGGAGATGCTCAAATATTGGATTAACCTCAAGTATGGAGCAAATGTGTGCTCAGAGAGAAGCAGGGTGCAGCAAAGAGTTTATGTTGAACCCTAACCCATGTTTTCAGGTTCCACTGGATGGACATTGAAGGGTTGAAAGGACGGTTCACCCAATAGACCAAGTCAAATAATAGTCCTCTGCAATTTCTGGgtgtcatttttattcactatgggctcattttcaatgcaatataaagtcctgcacctctatggaaagtAGCAGAGAAAAGACAGCAGAAAACTCTCCAAGTTTTTGTCTTGtgattgttagttgcagctaaTAGTCGctaatggcttctcagttgcactgagagacacaaaatatttcGTTTTTCGTAGGATCTGGTGcaaacaattttattttttgctgaatttttgaatcaGACATGCAGAATCAAGTATTTTTATAACTTAATAtctcaattttaagcttagttttGGTCACGTTAACAGCTTTTCACACGAGGACTGTTAAAAATcggttgaaaatctgatgacttttttcagtttttacagtttctggtgctgataaatggtgtcattttggcagttttttttaaagacaacaagcaTTTCAACACCTTTGGTAGGTTTTAGTGTTCAGAGTGCATAAACAAGTATTTTTTAGCATAATATCCCAATTTTATGCTTAGTTTTGGTTGCGTTAACGCCTCTTCACACGTTTAGTTCAAGGACTTCAAAATCGGtcaaaaatctgatgattttttaCGGTTTCTGatgctgataaatggtgtcattttggaattttctttaaggacaacatgcctttcaacccttctggcaggttttggtgttCAGAGTGTGAACTTGAGGAACATTTTAGCACCACCTGAACCTTTGTACATGTTCCAGCTGTAAAAAACCAATGCAGAACCTCTTTCAGGATTGTTTTCGAAGGAGAAAAagacatatttgtttttctctggtcTTTAATCATCTCGTGGCTCCTCACTTTGATGTTTAACCTTCTGAGATTTTACGTCCAGTACTGAAAATTTTACTTCATTCTGCTGAACTTGGACCTGCTTacactgggtttttttgtaGCGTTTGCAAAGGTACAATAGACTGCTCtgtgcaaaaacacagaaagatgcCAACAATCTGTCAAATCCTTCTGAACCTGAGACACAAGTGGCTGAAATTAGTTTATTTGTGCTTAAGAATGTTTAAAGCTTGTTATGGCCAAAAGTAACATGCTAGTTACAagtattgtgtttgtttttttcaaaaattatttaaacGTGATGCTTAggacagccaattctaaagagATCAATTAAAGAACGCGTGTAAAATTAGGAGGATAAAGGTGACGCTAGTTTTGAATGGAACGATGATGCAGCAGAAATCTGGGAGACATTTTCTGATATCATTATAACCTGCACAAACTGTAAGGACTTCATGACtggattgttgttttttcctgtaatttagGGTTTTGCTTTCAGCTTTGTGCATTAAATCATGAATCCATAAATTGCTGCAGCTCTACTTAACTTCACTAGATTCGCTGAAAAATAATCTGAGTGTCAACTAAAtagcggcggagttatgtggcgatcgcatttgtctgtctgtctgtctgttagcaacattactcaagaacagactaacggattttgatgaaattttcagagaagatcagaaatgacacaaggaccaagtgattaggttttggcagtgatgcagcttatagtctggatccacggatttgttaaagatttctgtaccattgccagatagcggcatggtgtcattgtaaccatgacaagtgaacactacatcagctgcatgctgacgatcacatgattgtgatcctgctacaaatccaccattgtggacttatcaggacttttccatcagaaatgatacatggaacaattgattaatttgtgggggtgtttctgagtcccattaattcctgccgcccgctacatatttggatcacgtgattcggtatccgtacataatgtacacatgcagaacacacacctgtgctcagcgcaaggtcatttaggttgtgggtacatctatattaaatggacacattctataatgctgtgatttctgatcatcaactAATCAAGAAATGCTGCACtcctgaaaaaaaactgttgcatttctgacaatgccgtatgggggaatggacagccttggaggaggactgcgcttctgagtgcttttgtacTTCATTATTTTAGCAATAGTTTGCCatataaaatgtcacagaatggtgaaaaatgccCAAAACAAGTGTCTTTAAGGCCAAGCTGATGTCTTTGTGTCTATCAATGCAAAATATTTGGTATTTCTCTGTGATATTTCTAtataatattgatttatttgcattattttatcctcaaaaattactcaaattcaTGATTATATGATCAAAATAGttgcagatgaatttaatagttgacaactaattgattaaagATGTTTATTTAGCAAAAATGCAGCGGCAGGTTTGCAGTATCAGCATATAGTGAGGATATACTGAGCAAGAAGTCAAAACAACTGAATAAGATTCGGCCGTGAAATCGACTTGAATCTCGCTGTTTGTGTGATCTGTGCTTGTCCGGTTCTAAGAGGATTAATGAGGAAGAACGTCTGTGGAAGTTACCAGCGTCCAGATGTGTGAAAAACGTGTGTTGGTTTGTGGCGAGCTGGGTGTCGACCACCAGCAAACCAAACGTGTAAATATTCAGCCGGACTCACAAAGAGCTCGTTATGACATAACTCTGGATATAGGAAACATTTACAGACACACTATTTCATAGCTGCTTTATGGCTGTTTGTCATGTTCTCGGCTTCCCTTAACCCTCTGGACACCAAACCgtttctgtgcattttattttttgatgcatttttactcactgtgggttaatttccagcatctctatggaaacaacacaaccatgaatagaattagagagaactcagaaatgactTTTGTGCAGttaaacacagttaaaaaatgTAGTGCATGTAGAttccagtttttaaataatcaaagaagtccaatttttgttttttgctgtctAATTATTTATGACATTCTAAGTGACAACAGGTTGTATCGTACCTTTGCTGGAAATAACAAatgattatttacagttttaaattgTTTCTATACCACAtcccaggggtgtcaaacatgcggcctgcgtgccaaaagcggtcctccagagggttcaatccggccctcaaagtgtaaaaattacagagaagacataaacttcagattgtaaattagtaaaatataaatttaaaataaaataaatcataaagtaaaatactacattgctcattgttcttttgtcatcttgtgtctcatttttgtaatattttgtcttgtttttgttgtctatttttgtcttttctttgtcgtcgttttctgtttcctgtttgtctcgcttgtgttgtttctacttTGTATCtacttttttatcattttgtcatttattgtcttgtttgtgtcatttgtataattttttgtctcatttttgtcgtttgtccatttttttgttgctttgcaatttttttgtcgaagttttagtctgttttttgttttttttcatgttgttcgtctaattattttttgtcatttttttctcgcttttgtcattttgtgttttgctttattcgttgtctTGTgaataatttttgtgttttttttgtcttgtttatgttgtttgtccatctttttggcgctttgtaacttttttgttttgtttcatgtcatttgtctcatattttgtcttttttccccttgcttttgtcattttgtgtcttgtttttttttttttgggggggggggggttgtctgacttttgtcattttgataacaaagtaaaatactatgttgttcagttccagatacctgtgattaaaattttgagttgtggttatttataggttattatgctgtgattttactggtccggcccactgaaGATCAAATTGgattgaatgtggaacctgaactaaaatgagtttgacactcctggtgAAACACTatctgcagttcaaccgaaaactccttgaattttttaaatatgactGTTGTTTGCTGTTGAGTCATtgatggcttcatggttgcccCAAGAAGTGtagaattaaaatttttttaaataaaattttgttAATGcaaagggtttatttttgattaaattttaaAGGAGACGTGAAATAACAGGATTCTGatcaaatattttaattttgagtTAAATTTGGTgacttcacaaataaaacatcagaTGCTGAAACATAATATAGTTTTTCTCAATATTCTGTGCAATTTCAGTTTCAGTAACAACTGCagtaatatttattttcctccGCATTCTTCCATTCTAGTTCCATCAGCTGTTACCTCATACACTTATGTACTacttttggttaattttcatgcTATCGTATTTTCTGAGCTATATCTGACGCAAAAAGTTCCTTCAGACTCAAGAATGTTCTGTCTTATCTTAGTTATTTCCTCTAAGTTTACGAACTTCATCAGAAACTTGAACAATTCCACAACTCTTCCTGTTTTTATGCATTCTGGTTCTggtaaatagtgtaattttggtaatttcttTTAAAGATGCATGTCTTTTAAACTCACCGgaaggttttggggttcaaCACTTCAAAGTATTTAGATTATACATAGAGATCCTTTTAATTTTAGGCCAAAAATCCTAACTTTTTTTGCTCAGCTAAACACCAGAATCCTCAGTAAAGCCAGTAAACCGTGGACTGACCTTCTCCAGACCCATGCCGTCCAGGTGTAGCTTCTCCATGTAGCGGCCGAAGCTCTGGAAGGCGTTGTCGGGGATGTTCCTCATGGGGTTCCTGCCCAGCGTCAGCTCCTCCACCACCCTCAGTTTGCTCATGGCGGCGCTGGGGTAGACGGACATCTTGTTGCGGTCCAGGTGGAGGATGGCGAGGTTCTCCACGTCGTCCAGAGAGCCGGGCTGCAGCGTCGTCAGCTCGTTGCCGCTCATGTGCAGCCAGCGCAGGTCTTTGGCGCCGGCGAACGTCCCCTGCCGGAGCTCCCTCAGCTTGTTGTCGTTGAGCTGCAGGATGAAGAGGTTGATCATCGGCGAGAAGATGCCTTTGGCCAAGTCGGAGATCTGGTTCCCGTCCAGGTAGAGGTAGGTGAGCTCGGCGAGGTCCTCGAAGGCGCCCGGCTTGATGCTGCTGATCTCGTTGTTGGACAGGTAGAGGTAGATGAGCTTCTTGAGCCCCTTGAAGGCCTGCGATCCGATCTCCCGGAGCTGGCAGTGCTGCATGTGCAGGGAGATGAGCCCTTTGCTGTCGCTGAAGGCTCCGGTCGGGATGCCGCCCAGGTTGTTCCTCTGCAGGTTCAGCAGCCGGGTGGCCTCCGACACCCGAGGGATCTTCTTCAGCCCTACGCCGTCACAGATGACGTGCTGGAGGTCGCCGTGGCAGTGGCAGAGGGTGGGACACTGGCTGGGGGCGCCCTGCACCGCCGGGCCGAGCACCAGGAGGCAGGTTCccagcagcagccagctcacGCAACGCATCCTGAGCAGGAGGCGACTCTTCAGCGACAAAGTCCAGAGAAGGAACGCCGAACCCAAGCGTGTTGGTGTTGTgagaagcagcagaggtggGCAGAGCTGAGAGACTttgagaggaggaggacggccGGCGGACAGAACACACGGCGCTATTTATAACATTTACttaaggggggaaaaaaaggagggcTTTGCCAGAGTGTTGGAGCGAGAAGGAAGTCAAGTGTCTGTGAGAATTTAACCCTCAAAGAGTAGCGAGGCGGCAACTTTCTGCAGGAGCTGCAATCAAATGGTGACACTGAGCTGCATCAGAAAAACCTCTAAAGTAtcggtgtcaaactcatcttagttcaggttcaaCATTCAGctcaatctgatctccagtgaccagtaaaaccacagcataataacctataaataactcctaatgtttcctttgttttagtgcaacaaagTACATTTcaagaaattatctttttacaaaacattatgaacaacctgaaatttcttaagaaaaatttgttaaatttcaacaatattatgcctcagtttatcatttccacatgaaaacctacagatcacagaatgtctacaaaggaacacaacatttagtcccagctatctggaactgataatataggattttactttatgatcaaaatgacaaaagtcagacaagacagacaagactaaatattacaaaaatgagacacaaaacggcaaaaaatgagacaaatgacacaaaacaaagagacaaaaaatgagacggttacaaaacgacaaaaaatgaacaaacaacaaaaacaagacaaaaaaattacacaaatgacacaaacgagactgAAAATTataaaagcgagaaacaaaacgacaaaaacgtagacaaacaacacaagcgagacaaaaaagacaaacgatacacaaaacaacaaagtgaaacacaaaactacaaaaataaggcaaaaaacacaagcgagacaaaaaggagccaaaatgacaaaaatcagacaaaaaacaacaaaaaagacaaaatattacaaaagtgagacacaaaataacaaaaacaagaaaatgacaaaagtgaaaaacacgacaaaacaagacacaaaacatcaaaaagaagaaacaaaatgacaaaaacaagacacaaaatgtcaaaaacaagaaaaaatgacaaaacaagacaaaatgacaaaagacacaaaatgacaaaaacaagacacaaaacaacaaaaacaagacacaaaatgacaaaaacgacacaaaacgacaaaaacaagacacaaaatgtaaaaaacaagacacaaaatgtaaaaaacaagacacaaaatgacagaaacaagacacaaaatgacaaaagacacaaaatgacaaaaacaagacacaaaacaacaaaaacaagacacaaaacaacaaaagtagcaaaataacaaaaacaagaaacaaaatgacaaaaatgagatgaaacaaacaaaaaagagacaaaaaaatgacaaaagaacaatgaacaatctagtattttattttatgatcaaagcaacttgtcatggtctagaaattactttaaatttatagttttactaatttacaatctgcagttaatttcttctctgtaatttttacactttgagggccggattggatcctctggagggccgcttttggctcacaggccgcatgtttgacacccttgctCTAAAACGTGAGCATCTTCCAGGTGGAAGCTGGACGACGTGGCTCGAGGTCAGCTTGGATCTCAGACGCCTCCATTGTTTTCAGTCTGCGGCGGCAGGAAAAAGGagcctctcctctcctgcagcTGTTTCAGAACCTGTAATCGTCTCCAGATGCTGCTTCAAGTcagaacaatttaaaaaaaaagaggatcCTTCCATCATTGTAGGAGTGAAAGCTTCAGATGCCACTTTACATTCCTGTGTGCATTCTTTCTCCTGCCTGCGGTGTTATGCAACGGCCGCTTCCAGGCGAGAAGACGTCGTTTCTTCAGTGCCTCGGGTCAGAAAACGGTTTGGCTTCAGGTGGATTCATTTAGAAGATGGATGGACCCACCCGGCAAAAATGGAATCTAGAGTTTACTCAACAAATCTAACATTTTATTGGCAATATCGTCTTCTCCTCCCTGAATATTCCAGGGTAAAGTTCTGACGTCTAAAATGCCATGCAAGTCCCGTTTGTCCAGTCTGAATTAACAGCGAATCTGCAGAGTTCAGACAAAAATCACGGAGCAATAagtgatttgtttattttcctctgaaatgtcGTCGAAGACatgaataacttaaaaaaaaaaatgaagtaacacgaaaaaaacaaaaagagacaaaaaaaggacaaaagttgcaaagcaacaaaaaaaatggacagcagtgagacaaaatggaaacaaaatgacaaaaatgagaaacaaaacgacaaaaacatgagacaaacgacagaagtcagacaaaaaacgccaaaaacaagacaaaatatcacaaaaatgagacataaaacgaaaaaaatgagaaacaaatgacaaaagtcagacaaaaaacaagagacaaaaaattgacaaaaaagttacaagcgacaaaaattgaataaaaacaagacaaattacacaaaaacacaagcgagacaaaaaggaaacgcaaaacgacaaaaacatgagacaaacaacaaaagtcagacaaaaacaacaaaaacagatgaaaaatttaacaaaaaaattacaaagccacaaaaaagtgaacaaacaacaaaagcaggacaaaaaacattacacaaatgacacaaacgagaccgaaaacgacaaaagcaagaaacaaaacggtaaaaaagtagacaaacaacacaagcgagacaaaaataagacgcaaacgatacacaaaacaacaaataaagagaaacacaaaacgacaaaaacacgagacaagcgacaaaagtcagacaaaaaaaactacaaaaacaagacaaaatattacaaaaatgagacacaaaatgacaaaaaaaggtaGTGAACAACAGCGTAAACATTTACTTCATGTCTTTtgtaaatagaaaaagaaaatggctGTTTTGAGAGTTTATTTGCAGGTagattttgcaaaaaaaggGGATTTTGTTAcaaattaaatgtgtaaaagtcTCCCAAAAAAGATGCACTGAACCTTCAGA
This window harbors:
- the chad gene encoding chondroadherin; amino-acid sequence: MRCVSWLLLGTCLLVLGPAVQGAPSQCPTLCHCHGDLQHVICDGVGLKKIPRVSEATRLLNLQRNNLGGIPTGAFSDSKGLISLHMQHCQLREIGSQAFKGLKKLIYLYLSNNEISSIKPGAFEDLAELTYLYLDGNQISDLAKGIFSPMINLFILQLNDNKLRELRQGTFAGAKDLRWLHMSGNELTTLQPGSLDDVENLAILHLDRNKMSVYPSAAMSKLRVVEELTLGRNPMRNIPDNAFQSFGRYMEKLHLDGMGLEKFSDGAFTGVTAVKSLHLDNNKLKLLPKSLEFGTITNLTISNNPWSCTCQLAPLRRWMDSSRNRPDAVCASPPSQKGKQVRESPAFSGCRVKGKRAKKGTRH